A single region of the Solwaraspora sp. WMMD406 genome encodes:
- a CDS encoding helix-turn-helix transcriptional regulator — protein sequence MSMNNDPEVQRRRLRIALREFRQARQLTQKEVALELDWSTSKLIRIETGESSISVSDLRALLAHYEVSDADHIDRLVEMAKIAKRQTWATYRDIMSPALLQYLGYESSASRIRQFQPLLVPGLLQTEEYANAIIRTYSPPSLSSDDVERLVRARLERQELLSRDEAPMLYCIMDEAAVRRAVGRPGVMFRQLEWLKVLNERPNIHIQVIRFDAGEYRGLTRPFTILDFPNPADDDLVHLEGGRDETISAQEEVANYIDLFFQLEDLATPKARLNEVIDELIVHHAGPSRPKVTTG from the coding sequence ATGAGCATGAACAACGATCCAGAGGTGCAACGGCGGCGCCTGCGGATCGCCCTGCGCGAGTTCCGGCAGGCCCGCCAGCTCACCCAGAAGGAGGTCGCACTAGAGCTGGACTGGTCGACGTCCAAGCTGATCCGCATCGAGACCGGCGAGTCCAGCATCTCGGTCAGCGATCTACGCGCTCTTCTCGCGCACTACGAGGTCAGCGACGCCGATCACATCGATCGACTCGTGGAGATGGCCAAGATCGCGAAGCGACAGACCTGGGCCACGTACCGGGACATCATGAGCCCCGCACTCCTGCAGTACCTCGGCTATGAAAGCTCCGCGTCCCGCATCCGGCAGTTCCAGCCGCTCCTCGTCCCTGGCCTGCTGCAGACCGAGGAGTACGCGAACGCGATCATCCGGACGTACTCGCCCCCCTCGCTGTCCAGCGACGACGTCGAGCGACTCGTACGAGCCCGGCTGGAGCGACAGGAACTGCTCTCCCGCGACGAGGCACCCATGCTCTACTGCATCATGGACGAGGCCGCCGTACGCCGAGCCGTCGGACGACCGGGCGTGATGTTCCGGCAACTCGAGTGGCTCAAGGTGTTGAACGAGCGGCCCAACATTCACATCCAGGTGATCCGGTTCGACGCGGGCGAATATCGGGGCCTGACCAGACCGTTCACCATTCTCGACTTCCCCAACCCGGCCGACGACGACCTGGTGCACCTCGAGGGCGGGCGAGACGAAACGATCAGCGCTCAAGAAGAGGTCGCCAACTACATCGATCTCTTCTTCCAGCTTGAGGATCTCGCCACGCCGAAAGCCCGGCTCAACGAGGTCATCGACGAGTTGATCGTGCACCACGCTGGGCCGTCCCGGCCCAAAGTGACAACAGGCTAG
- a CDS encoding DUF72 domain-containing protein — MSAIRVGTSSWADQQLLASGWYPRSAGTPAGRLAHYSGHFDLVEADTSYHAIPAVETTQAWADRTPESFTFDVKAYGLFTGHRVAPGTLPADLRPAGVGDRIRWRDLDPDVYDELWVRFRAALEPLATAGKLGVVLLQFPPWLVRSDAARRRILNVAERCRRLAGGPVRLAVELRHGSWFGQHTLDTLRLLQRHDLSYVCVDMPQGHPSSVPPVLVVTADPAVVRFHGHSGQWATGDKQEKFRYAYSDRELADWARRLRGLARDTTELHALFNNCCGDQAVRDAAALADLLADPADVDVGTGDRARRRRHLRSVS; from the coding sequence ATGAGCGCGATCCGGGTGGGTACGTCGTCCTGGGCCGACCAGCAGCTGCTCGCCTCCGGCTGGTATCCCCGGTCCGCCGGTACGCCAGCCGGGCGGCTCGCCCACTACAGCGGACACTTCGATCTGGTCGAGGCGGACACCAGCTACCACGCCATCCCGGCGGTGGAGACGACCCAGGCGTGGGCCGACCGTACCCCGGAGTCCTTCACCTTCGACGTCAAGGCGTACGGGCTGTTCACCGGGCATCGGGTGGCACCGGGCACGCTACCGGCCGACCTGCGCCCGGCCGGCGTCGGCGACCGGATCCGCTGGCGTGACCTCGACCCGGACGTGTACGACGAACTGTGGGTCCGGTTCCGGGCCGCGCTGGAGCCGCTCGCGACGGCCGGCAAGCTCGGCGTGGTGTTGCTGCAGTTCCCACCCTGGCTGGTGCGCTCCGACGCCGCCCGCCGGCGGATCCTGAACGTCGCCGAGCGGTGCCGGCGACTGGCCGGCGGTCCGGTGCGGTTGGCCGTCGAGCTGCGGCACGGCTCGTGGTTCGGCCAGCACACCCTGGACACGTTGCGGCTGCTGCAACGGCACGACCTGTCCTACGTCTGTGTGGACATGCCACAGGGGCACCCGTCCTCCGTGCCGCCGGTGCTGGTGGTGACCGCGGACCCGGCGGTGGTCCGCTTCCACGGGCACAGTGGGCAGTGGGCGACCGGCGACAAGCAGGAGAAGTTCCGGTACGCGTACAGCGATCGCGAGCTCGCCGACTGGGCCCGACGCCTGCGCGGGCTCGCCCGTGACACCACCGAGCTGCACGCGCTGTTCAACAACTGCTGCGGCGACCAGGCGGTGCGGGACGCGGCGGCGTTGGCCGACCTGCTCGCCGACCCTGCCGACGTGGACGTCGGCACCGGGGACCGCGCCCGTCGCCGACGGCACCTCCGCTCGGTCAGCTGA
- a CDS encoding ABC transporter permease — protein MSPLAGTAHLVRLILRRDRLVLPLWILWLAAMPANFAAAFPGLYPTAADRMAFARTSNDNAALVALYGPIHSADVGGLVAWRISIATMIVALISLLTVVRHTRVEEEAGRRELLGAAPVGRHAALAAALVVTWAANLLLAVGVAAGLAAQGLPVAGSVALGVQFAAAGSLFAAVGAIAAQLTTGAGAARGIAATALGAAAVIRVAGDLSGHIGGPLGWLSWVSPLGWVLRLRPYAEESWWVLGLVAAATAGLVVGAVALAARRDLGAGVLATGSGPAVGGARLGGPVALAWRLHRGQLAGWTTGFAVAGLVLGGVAGGVGDMFTDNPSLREVFARLGGSAGLVDLFLAAMLGLFGMGATGYAIAAVLRLRAEETGLRVEPVLATAVSRSRWAVSHLLFAGLGPAVVLTAAGLAMGLTHGLGGGQGRDVWRVLAGALVQLPAVWLLAAVAVALVGLAPRLAGVAWAALAAAALVSLFGAILRLPQPLRDLSPFSHLPSLPGGSASPVPLIWLSVVAAALGAVGMVGLRRRDLPIG, from the coding sequence ATGAGCCCGCTGGCCGGCACCGCCCACCTCGTCCGGCTGATCCTGCGCCGCGACCGGCTGGTCCTACCCCTATGGATCCTCTGGCTGGCGGCGATGCCGGCCAACTTCGCCGCCGCGTTCCCCGGCCTCTACCCCACCGCGGCCGACCGGATGGCCTTCGCCCGGACCAGCAACGACAACGCCGCCCTGGTCGCGCTCTACGGCCCGATACACAGCGCCGACGTCGGCGGCCTCGTCGCCTGGCGGATCAGCATCGCCACGATGATCGTGGCGCTGATCAGCCTGCTCACCGTCGTCCGGCACACCCGCGTCGAGGAGGAAGCCGGGCGGCGGGAGTTGCTCGGCGCCGCCCCGGTCGGCCGGCACGCCGCCCTGGCCGCCGCGCTCGTCGTCACCTGGGCCGCGAACCTGCTGCTCGCCGTGGGAGTCGCCGCCGGGCTGGCCGCCCAGGGGCTGCCGGTCGCCGGCTCGGTGGCGCTGGGCGTCCAGTTCGCCGCCGCCGGTTCGCTCTTCGCCGCAGTCGGGGCGATCGCCGCGCAGCTCACCACCGGTGCCGGAGCAGCTCGCGGGATCGCCGCGACGGCCCTCGGCGCCGCCGCCGTGATCCGGGTCGCCGGGGACCTGAGCGGGCACATCGGCGGCCCGCTGGGCTGGCTCAGTTGGGTGTCGCCGCTCGGCTGGGTACTGCGGCTGCGCCCGTACGCCGAGGAAAGCTGGTGGGTCCTCGGCCTGGTCGCCGCCGCGACCGCCGGGCTGGTCGTCGGCGCGGTCGCCCTGGCCGCCCGCCGGGATCTCGGGGCCGGTGTGCTGGCGACCGGCTCCGGCCCGGCAGTGGGCGGGGCCCGGCTGGGCGGTCCGGTGGCGCTGGCGTGGCGGCTGCACCGAGGTCAGCTGGCGGGATGGACGACGGGCTTCGCCGTCGCGGGCCTGGTGCTCGGCGGAGTCGCCGGCGGGGTGGGCGACATGTTCACCGACAACCCGAGTCTGCGTGAGGTGTTCGCCCGGCTCGGCGGCTCCGCCGGGCTGGTGGATCTGTTCCTGGCCGCGATGCTCGGCCTGTTCGGGATGGGCGCCACCGGATACGCGATCGCCGCCGTACTACGGCTGCGGGCCGAGGAGACCGGCCTGCGGGTCGAGCCGGTGCTGGCCACAGCGGTCTCCCGGTCGCGCTGGGCGGTCAGCCACCTGCTGTTCGCCGGGCTGGGGCCGGCGGTGGTGCTGACCGCCGCCGGGCTGGCGATGGGGCTGACTCACGGGCTCGGCGGTGGGCAGGGCCGCGACGTGTGGCGGGTACTGGCCGGCGCGTTGGTGCAGCTGCCGGCGGTGTGGCTGCTGGCGGCGGTCGCGGTCGCCCTGGTCGGGCTGGCACCCCGGCTGGCCGGGGTCGCGTGGGCGGCGTTGGCGGCAGCTGCCCTGGTCAGCCTCTTCGGCGCGATCTTGCGTCTGCCGCAGCCGCTGCGGGACCTGTCACCGTTCAGCCACCTGCCGAGTCTGCCCGGCGGGTCGGCGTCGCCCGTACCGCTGATCTGGCTGTCGGTGGTGGCCGCCGCCCTCGGTGCCGTCGGCATGGTCGGCCTGCGTCGCCGGGACCTACCGATCGGTTGA
- a CDS encoding RtcB family protein, with protein sequence MSHTLLPGTRAPVKVWTDPAAIEPEATRQLRNIGALPWVHGVAVMPDVHYGKGATVGSVIAMRQALAPAAVGVDIGCGMSAVRTNLTDARLPDDLGALRTAIEAAIPVGFQAHDDPIDPRRVHGLATAGWDRFWSGFTGLHSGVAALESRAQRQLGTLGGGNHFIEVCVEQGGPDAGRVWLMLHSGSRNIGKELAERHIAVARKLPHNAGLPDRDLAVFLADTPEMAAYRRDLTWAQEYAARNRAIMLALLCRVLRDAVPAARFDEPISCHHNYVAEETYDGVPLLVTRKGAIRAGRGELGVIPGSMGTGSYVVRGLGNETAYCSASHGAGRRMSRSKAKKTFSVADLAEQTAGVECRKDAGVVDEIPAAYKDLNQVIAEQADLVEVVAHLRQVVCVKG encoded by the coding sequence ATGAGTCACACGTTGCTGCCCGGAACCCGCGCTCCGGTCAAGGTCTGGACCGACCCGGCGGCCATCGAGCCGGAGGCCACCCGGCAGTTGCGCAACATCGGCGCGCTGCCCTGGGTGCACGGCGTCGCGGTGATGCCCGACGTGCACTACGGCAAGGGCGCCACCGTCGGATCGGTGATCGCGATGCGGCAGGCGCTGGCCCCCGCTGCCGTCGGCGTCGACATCGGCTGCGGCATGTCGGCGGTACGCACCAACCTGACCGACGCCCGGCTGCCCGACGACCTCGGCGCGCTGCGCACTGCCATCGAGGCTGCCATCCCGGTCGGCTTCCAGGCCCACGACGATCCGATCGACCCGCGTCGGGTGCACGGGCTGGCGACCGCCGGTTGGGACCGGTTCTGGTCCGGCTTCACCGGGCTGCACTCCGGGGTCGCCGCGCTGGAGTCGCGAGCGCAGCGTCAGCTGGGCACCCTCGGCGGCGGCAACCACTTCATCGAGGTCTGCGTCGAGCAGGGCGGCCCGGACGCCGGGCGGGTCTGGCTGATGCTGCACTCCGGCTCCCGCAACATCGGTAAGGAGCTGGCCGAGCGGCACATCGCGGTGGCGCGCAAGCTGCCACACAACGCCGGTCTGCCCGATCGGGACCTGGCGGTGTTCCTCGCCGACACCCCGGAGATGGCGGCGTACCGCCGGGATCTGACCTGGGCCCAGGAGTACGCGGCCCGCAACCGGGCGATCATGCTGGCGCTGCTGTGCCGGGTGCTGCGCGACGCGGTACCGGCGGCCCGGTTCGACGAACCGATCTCCTGCCACCACAACTACGTCGCGGAGGAGACCTACGACGGGGTGCCGCTGCTGGTGACCCGCAAGGGGGCGATCCGGGCCGGGCGCGGTGAGCTGGGCGTCATCCCGGGATCGATGGGCACCGGCTCGTACGTGGTGCGCGGGCTCGGCAACGAGACGGCGTACTGCTCGGCGTCGCACGGCGCGGGCCGGCGGATGTCACGGTCGAAGGCGAAGAAGACGTTCAGCGTGGCGGACCTGGCCGAGCAGACGGCCGGAGTGGAGTGCCGCAAGGACGCCGGCGTGGTCGACGAGATCCCGGCGGCGTACAAGGATCTCAACCAGGTGATCGCCGAGCAGGCCGACCTGGTCGAGGTCGTGGCGCACCTGCGGCAGGTGGTCTGCGTGAAGGGTTGA
- a CDS encoding ABC transporter ATP-binding protein, translating to METAIHVRGLTKRYGRATALDGLDLDVAAGETHGFLGPNGAGKTSTIRVLLGLLRADSGEALLLGGDPWRDAVALHRRLAYVPGDVSLWPNLTGGEVIDLLGRLRGGLDRRRRADLLDRFALDPTRKCRTYSKGNRQKVALVAALAADVELLLLDEPTSGLDPLMEAVFRDCVAEASREGRTVLLSSHILAEVEALCHRVTIVRDGRTVSSGTLAELRRLTRTTIVAELPDVATSRLADLPGVHELAVDGDRIRCEVEPAALAQVLGQLADQGVRALVSQPPTLEELFLRHYRHPGARR from the coding sequence ATGGAAACGGCGATCCACGTCCGTGGACTGACCAAGCGGTACGGGCGTGCCACGGCGCTCGACGGACTCGATCTGGACGTGGCGGCCGGCGAGACACACGGCTTCCTCGGCCCCAACGGTGCCGGCAAGACCAGCACGATCCGGGTGCTGCTCGGCCTGCTACGGGCCGACAGCGGCGAAGCGCTGCTGCTCGGCGGCGACCCGTGGCGGGACGCGGTCGCGTTGCACCGCCGCCTCGCGTACGTGCCCGGTGACGTGAGCCTGTGGCCCAACCTGACCGGCGGTGAGGTGATCGACCTGCTCGGCCGGCTCCGGGGCGGGCTCGACCGGCGGCGCCGCGCCGACCTGCTGGACCGGTTCGCCCTCGACCCGACCCGAAAGTGCCGCACCTACTCCAAAGGCAACCGGCAAAAGGTGGCGCTGGTCGCCGCGCTCGCCGCCGACGTCGAACTGCTGCTGCTCGACGAACCGACCTCCGGCCTGGACCCGCTGATGGAGGCGGTGTTCCGCGACTGCGTCGCCGAAGCGAGCCGGGAGGGCCGTACGGTGCTGCTGTCCAGCCACATCCTCGCCGAGGTCGAGGCGCTGTGCCACCGGGTCACCATCGTGCGCGACGGCCGCACCGTGTCGAGCGGCACGCTCGCCGAGCTCCGGCGCCTGACCCGCACCACGATCGTCGCCGAACTGCCGGACGTGGCGACGAGCCGGCTCGCCGACCTTCCCGGTGTCCACGAGCTCGCCGTGGACGGCGATCGGATCCGGTGCGAGGTCGAGCCGGCCGCGCTGGCGCAGGTGCTGGGCCAGCTCGCCGACCAGGGCGTACGGGCACTGGTGAGCCAGCCGCCGACGCTGGAGGAACTGTTCCTCCGGCACTACCGGCACCCCGGAGCACGGCGATGA
- a CDS encoding HAMP domain-containing sensor histidine kinase — MLDLPPGDIVAVLAVGLGASLLVGLPGAVALRMARRRTITVHVTVLLTITVLAVLAGVVGAAQAMFLSAHDRDVVLLVLAGSGAVSLAVGWWLAARLARDAVWADQLRQRERQAEANRRELVAWVSHDLRTPLAGLRAMAEALEDGVVADPVTTADYHRRIRVEADRMAQLVDDLFELSRINAGALRLSLRRIPLAEVVSDALASAEPLARARRIRLVAAEHGWPAVVASEPELARVVGNLLRNAVRFTPYDGVVWVSAGRDGNRAWFAVSDTCGGIPDADLPRVFDVAFRGEPARSPATTVPGPAGGGLGLAIVRGLVEAHGGRVEVANSGPGCRFLVHLPAAAG; from the coding sequence ATGCTCGACCTGCCGCCGGGCGACATCGTCGCGGTCCTCGCCGTCGGCCTCGGCGCGTCCCTGCTGGTCGGACTGCCCGGCGCGGTCGCGCTACGGATGGCCCGACGACGCACCATCACGGTGCACGTCACCGTGCTGCTCACCATCACCGTGCTCGCCGTTCTGGCCGGGGTGGTCGGCGCGGCCCAGGCGATGTTCCTGTCCGCCCACGACCGCGACGTCGTCCTGCTGGTGCTCGCCGGATCCGGGGCGGTCAGCCTCGCCGTCGGCTGGTGGCTCGCCGCCCGGCTGGCCCGCGACGCGGTCTGGGCGGATCAGCTGCGGCAACGGGAACGGCAGGCCGAGGCGAACCGGCGGGAACTCGTCGCCTGGGTCTCGCACGACCTGCGTACGCCATTGGCGGGACTGCGGGCGATGGCCGAGGCACTGGAGGACGGGGTGGTCGCCGACCCGGTCACCACCGCCGACTACCACCGGCGCATCCGGGTCGAAGCCGACCGGATGGCACAGCTCGTCGACGACCTGTTCGAACTGTCCCGGATCAACGCCGGGGCGTTGCGGCTGTCGCTGCGTCGGATCCCGCTGGCAGAGGTGGTCTCCGACGCGCTCGCGTCCGCCGAGCCGCTGGCCCGGGCCCGCCGGATCCGACTCGTCGCCGCCGAACACGGCTGGCCGGCGGTCGTCGCCAGTGAACCGGAGTTGGCCCGGGTCGTCGGCAACCTGCTGCGCAACGCGGTCCGGTTCACCCCGTACGACGGGGTGGTCTGGGTCAGCGCCGGCCGTGACGGGAACCGGGCCTGGTTCGCGGTGTCCGACACCTGCGGCGGCATTCCCGACGCTGACCTGCCCCGGGTGTTCGACGTGGCGTTTCGCGGTGAGCCGGCACGCAGCCCGGCCACCACGGTGCCGGGTCCGGCCGGCGGTGGACTGGGTCTGGCGATCGTGCGGGGCCTGGTGGAGGCGCACGGCGGCCGGGTCGAGGTGGCGAACTCGGGTCCCGGCTGCCGGTTCCTCGTCCACCTGCCGGCAGCGGCCGGCTGA
- a CDS encoding DUF397 domain-containing protein codes for MSSRDEGGPVPDSRQPTRWRKSGRSGPGECVEVAQTDRHVYVRDSKTRDHTLRFDHERWLTFVKSL; via the coding sequence ATGTCCTCGCGGGACGAGGGAGGCCCAGTGCCGGATTCGCGGCAACCGACCAGGTGGCGCAAGAGCGGCCGCAGTGGCCCCGGGGAGTGTGTCGAGGTGGCCCAGACCGACCGTCACGTCTACGTCCGGGATTCGAAGACCCGTGATCACACTCTCCGATTCGATCACGAACGGTGGCTGACGTTCGTGAAATCGTTGTGA
- a CDS encoding response regulator transcription factor, which yields MTTSRPARILVVDDDPTVSDVVRRYLERAGYQVDQAADGPEALAAVDRLPPDLLVLDLMLPGLDGLEVCRRLRQRAVTVPVIMLTALGEEADRIVGLQLGADDYVTKPFSPRELVLRVGSVLRRAGTGTAGAAASGGAATIVDGDLTLDPDRRSARRYGADLALTQREFDLLLHFVRHPARVFRRDELLAQVWGWNFGDQSTVTVHVRRLREKIEADPAQPRRIVTVWGVGYRYEPAAASIGATTGTGPGPAHG from the coding sequence ATGACCACCAGCCGGCCCGCCCGGATCCTCGTCGTCGACGACGATCCGACCGTGTCCGATGTGGTCCGCCGCTACCTGGAGCGGGCCGGCTACCAGGTCGACCAGGCCGCCGACGGACCGGAGGCGCTGGCTGCCGTCGACCGACTCCCACCGGACCTGCTGGTCCTCGACCTCATGCTGCCCGGACTGGACGGGCTGGAGGTGTGTCGACGGCTCAGACAGCGGGCGGTCACCGTACCGGTGATCATGCTGACCGCGCTCGGCGAGGAGGCCGACCGGATCGTCGGCCTGCAGCTCGGTGCCGACGACTACGTCACCAAACCGTTCTCCCCCCGGGAGCTGGTGCTGCGGGTCGGGTCGGTGCTGCGTCGCGCCGGCACCGGCACTGCCGGAGCCGCCGCGTCCGGCGGTGCCGCGACGATCGTCGACGGGGACCTGACCCTCGACCCCGACCGCAGGTCCGCCCGACGGTACGGGGCCGACCTGGCGCTGACCCAACGGGAGTTCGACCTGCTGCTGCACTTCGTCCGACACCCGGCGCGGGTGTTCCGCCGCGACGAGCTGCTCGCCCAGGTCTGGGGCTGGAACTTCGGCGACCAGTCCACTGTCACCGTCCACGTCCGACGGCTACGGGAGAAGATCGAGGCCGACCCGGCGCAGCCCCGCCGGATCGTCACCGTCTGGGGCGTCGGCTACCGCTACGAACCGGCGGCAGCCAGCATCGGCGCAACCACCGGAACCGGCCCGGGTCCCGCGCATGGGTGA
- a CDS encoding cellulose binding domain-containing protein, with translation MTAGVTVAASWQGGYEGRLTVTNGTAATAAGWRVTFTMPAGQTVSHGWNGTFGQQGNQVTVTNASYNGQLSPARRPPPASSPRPAARVSHPATSPARSVDPVNPRSSRAGSRRRRLPELGNTASAARALDPDGRP, from the coding sequence GTGACGGCCGGCGTCACGGTGGCCGCCTCCTGGCAGGGCGGCTACGAGGGCCGGCTGACCGTCACCAACGGCACCGCCGCCACCGCCGCCGGATGGCGGGTGACCTTCACGATGCCGGCCGGCCAGACCGTGTCGCACGGCTGGAACGGCACCTTCGGCCAGCAAGGCAACCAGGTGACGGTGACCAACGCCAGTTACAACGGGCAGCTGTCACCGGCTCGTCGACCACCGCCGGCTTCATCGCCTCGACCAGCGGCACGAGTCAGCCACCCGGCGACGTCACCTGCACGGTCAGTTGACCCCGTGAACCCGCGGAGTTCCCGGGCCGGCAGTCGACGCCGACGGCTGCCCGAGCTCGGGAACACCGCGTCCGCCGCCAGGGCTCTCGACCCCGACGGACGCCCCTGA
- a CDS encoding glycoside hydrolase family 11 protein, which yields MTDIPTKPRRRGRIRLLLGTACAAALVVSGMVIAPSAHAEADRYLSSNQTGTHNGYFFSFWKDSGNASMTLRENGRYSSSWDRSTNNWVGGKGWATGSRRTVSYSGSYNPGNNNTYLALYGWTRNQLIEYYVVENFGSYNPSSGAQRLGSVTTDGGTYDILRSQRVNAPSIDGTQTFYQYWSVRQQKRTGGTITVANHFDAWARAGMQLGSNHSYQVMATEGYQSQGSSDINVWEGSSGNPGNPGPSPTGNPGNPGNPGQSNCTAVLSAGQQFGDRFNLNVSVQNVSNWTVTLSLHGGQSLQNSWNASVSGTTGNITARPNGSGNNFGVTIMHGGNWTWPTVTCRT from the coding sequence ATGACCGACATCCCCACCAAGCCGAGAAGGCGCGGCCGGATCCGGCTGCTGCTTGGCACCGCGTGCGCCGCAGCGCTGGTCGTCAGCGGCATGGTGATCGCCCCCAGCGCGCACGCCGAGGCCGACCGGTACCTCAGTTCGAACCAGACCGGCACGCACAACGGATACTTCTTCTCGTTCTGGAAGGACAGCGGCAACGCCAGCATGACGCTGCGTGAGAACGGCCGGTACTCCAGTTCGTGGGACCGCAGCACCAACAACTGGGTCGGCGGCAAGGGCTGGGCCACCGGCAGCCGGCGGACGGTCAGCTACTCGGGCAGCTACAACCCGGGCAACAACAACACCTACCTCGCCCTGTACGGGTGGACCCGCAACCAGCTCATCGAGTACTACGTCGTCGAGAACTTCGGCAGCTACAACCCGAGCAGCGGCGCGCAGCGACTGGGCTCGGTGACCACCGACGGCGGCACCTACGACATCCTGCGCAGCCAGCGGGTCAACGCGCCGTCGATCGACGGCACCCAGACGTTCTACCAGTACTGGAGCGTCCGGCAGCAGAAGCGCACCGGCGGCACCATCACCGTCGCCAACCACTTCGACGCCTGGGCCCGGGCCGGCATGCAGCTCGGTAGCAACCACAGCTACCAGGTCATGGCCACCGAGGGCTACCAGAGCCAGGGAAGCTCCGACATCAACGTCTGGGAAGGCAGCTCCGGCAACCCCGGCAACCCCGGACCGTCCCCGACCGGCAACCCGGGTAACCCGGGTAACCCGGGCCAGAGCAACTGCACTGCGGTGCTCTCGGCCGGCCAGCAGTTCGGCGACCGGTTCAACCTCAACGTCTCGGTCCAGAACGTCAGCAACTGGACGGTCACCCTCAGTCTGCACGGCGGCCAGAGCTTGCAGAACAGCTGGAACGCCTCGGTCAGCGGCACCACCGGAAACATCACTGCCAGACCGAACGGCAGCGGCAACAACTTCGGGGTGACGATCATGCACGGTGGCAACTGGACCTGGCCGACGGTCACCTGTCGAACATGA
- a CDS encoding ADP-ribosylglycohydrolase family protein, translating to MAADDRASGCLFGLAYGDALGKPTEFLTVAEIHDRYGPTGPRELVGDPALVTDDTQMTLAVGWALHDATAATPQLLEPLLRDRFLAWAASPDNNRAPGMTCLRACGQLSTGMPWQQATVAGSKGCGANMRVAPVGLVRDYDDDTVAGLAQLQAGLTHGHPTALAASELTAVAVRLLRTGSPLPALPGLLREHCRRQRDVYRDDWLGPLWQRPGVDSPTRFIARGWDDCLAVLDRLDAALAAGDDGGDACRITGAGWIAEEALATGLLCALWHADDPVGALARGAATSGDSDSIACLAGAFVGAAYGTKAWPTTWPERIEYADQLHALGRSWD from the coding sequence GTGGCAGCTGACGACCGGGCGTCGGGATGCCTGTTCGGCCTCGCCTACGGAGACGCGCTCGGCAAGCCGACCGAGTTCCTGACGGTCGCCGAGATCCACGACCGCTACGGGCCGACCGGCCCACGCGAACTCGTCGGCGACCCGGCGTTGGTCACCGACGACACCCAGATGACACTCGCCGTCGGCTGGGCGCTGCACGACGCGACGGCCGCCACCCCGCAGCTGCTGGAACCGCTGCTACGGGACCGGTTCCTGGCCTGGGCGGCCAGCCCGGACAACAACCGGGCCCCGGGGATGACCTGCCTGCGGGCCTGCGGCCAGTTGTCCACCGGGATGCCGTGGCAGCAGGCCACCGTCGCCGGCTCCAAAGGCTGTGGGGCCAACATGCGGGTCGCGCCGGTCGGCCTGGTCCGCGACTACGACGACGACACCGTGGCGGGACTCGCCCAGTTGCAGGCCGGACTGACCCACGGGCACCCGACGGCGCTGGCCGCGAGCGAGTTGACCGCCGTCGCGGTCCGGCTGCTGCGCACCGGGTCACCGCTGCCGGCGCTGCCGGGTCTGTTGCGGGAGCACTGCCGCCGACAGCGTGACGTCTACCGCGACGACTGGCTCGGCCCGCTGTGGCAGCGGCCCGGTGTGGACAGTCCGACCAGGTTCATCGCGCGCGGCTGGGACGACTGCCTCGCCGTACTCGACCGCCTCGACGCCGCGCTGGCCGCCGGCGACGACGGCGGTGACGCCTGCCGGATCACCGGGGCGGGCTGGATCGCGGAGGAAGCCCTGGCCACCGGGCTGCTCTGCGCGCTGTGGCATGCCGACGACCCGGTGGGCGCGCTGGCCAGGGGTGCCGCCACGTCCGGCGATTCGGATTCGATCGCCTGCCTGGCCGGGGCGTTCGTCGGCGCGGCGTACGGAACGAAGGCCTGGCCGACCACCTGGCCCGAGCGGATCGAGTACGCCGACCAACTGCACGCCCTGGGTCGGTCCTGGGACTGA